TTTGGCCACATACCGGCAACGATACATATGGAGCTGTTATGACGTAATCGTAATAATGACCCCGATGGCTTCGTACACTCTTAgagaaaaagggtggagcagttacacgtTTTAGGatgtaatagttgtcgcatatgttgtgcctgctacctcactctcaaaaccgctcaaaacagaacttcactgtaTAGCTCGTTGCccgggcgggaaattcaaaaagatgggcacgtgacacattgagCGTGACTTAtcccacgcccttcacgtatcgcgtgaagagcgccgtgcacgtgttttatcacgtgcccttctcgacgagtgccccgcctcTCGTTAGCTCTTTGTAGCAATTTTTGTAGCCCTTTTGTAGCAGTTTGGATATACGGTAATtccttttaccacccttttacactaTCAGACGCCATGTTGACCTATAGGTGGTAACCATCTATaacatgaaaaaaatggctaggaagcaagcgagctggtgaagatgatgcataatgtaaaaccccgagactagggaacacgaaagacTTCCAGAAAGacttttgagacttcgtgtttgtgtctgtcctttcgtgttccctggtctcgggggttttacattatgcatatatAACATATTGCCAACTTAGGATGAGACCAGCGTAAAACCGCtttttcaaacttttttttttcattcttatATTGTAATATGATATGCCatgtttaaaaacacgacatcactACTTAACCACTGAAATTCACGGGCTTTCGATGCCTGTCCAattcgttttagcgaacgaaagccacattatAGCGGCCGTAGGCTTAACAGGGAGGACACTACGGAGCAGCACATATATGTTGGTTAATTTCTTATCAGGCTAGTCCAAGTTCGGTATTTGCATTCCGTATGTCCCGGGTAGTCTAAGTTCGGCGatggcagttttccgcgcgcgACTGTATACATCTTATAATCAGatgacatttatttacagtagtttattttgcaacggggatttcgatcacttcaCTTCGAGGTACGCCCACCACAATCACCTTTCCCAGGAAGCCCCTAACAACGTAAATATCGAACGGAGCCCATTATATGCTTCTTTTCCGCGTTGTTGCAGTTGCATGACCACGAAGCGGTAGCCCATTTCAGAATCAAGGTCACACCTGCCCGTCGTAATGGCGTCGTCCGCGGGTGCTTGGGGACAGACGACGCCCTGGCTGTCTTCGGAGTCTTCTCAACGCCTCAAAGACATCTCACTGTGGTCCCTAGCGTCGTGGCTGTTACTGGTGTCCCTCCTCACGCCGTTAGTGTTGTCATGTCTCAGGTGGTTCCGTACATGGAGGATTTTACGTGCGTTTCCCGGCCCCGGCGGACCTCTCACGTTCTGTTGGACGATATACCGGTTTTGTACGTCTCATCCCGAGTTGGATTTCAACGTGGGTAAGTGCGCTGTACGCCGTACGAGAGACCTGCCTGTTCGAAATGCATTTTAACCCAGCGCATATACATACCAGTGCACCATACAGGATGTACTGCGGCTTTCCTCAAGCGGGGGCGTAGATGAGGATAATCCGGATATAACGGAACGGCGATTATGTAAATGGCGCTAATTCCATCACCGTGTCATCGTGGGTATAACGGCAGTGTCAGAAGTGAATCGTCTGCAGAGGAAAATTCCTGGAAGAGAGCCAGTGCAAGTGTGCTCATGTAAATGAGAAAAGGTGACAGTACTCTCGCTGTCGGTATAATATCCAGTTGGAGCCGCTATGCCGATCCTATAATCGTAGACTGCAGCAGCTGTGATGACGACGAGACCGAAACCGACCttggaggagcaatgttgccagaaggGTGGCAGACTGCGAACGCAATGTGACGTCATATACTACTCAAAAGTCACAACTATATAGAGGCTAATTTTTATGGTACCTCCCTAGCGAAACAATATTTAGCAAACTGCGAGACACTTGACTAGACGATTCCAGGAAATCCCGGTGCTCCTTGCGCGCGCGGATTCATTCGGAAGTTCAGGGGCGTGCTTGACACAGAGCAGCGTACCAAATGATGACAATATTTGGCAAACTTGTATACTGTAAAAGTCGTTGATTTCGCGTGGAACATATTTTCGCGTCTTGGTGGAGGCCATTGTTGACGCGGGAACTTCAATTCGCGAACAACGCAAGCTCATGTTATCGGTGACGTCGGGTACTTAAATTCGCGAATTTTCGGCGCTCGCGAATAACGCGAAAAAATCGTTCCGcgcgaaaaataaataaataaaaaacaccATTACAGAATATgaagacgggtagaaatccagcgaaccggtagggaaGTATGACAGGAACTGTatcaggacgagagccaccgATACTTCGAACAGTTCGAAATAACAGTTCgaactgttcgaaatatcggcggctctcgtcctgaggcaattccttTCATATTACAGTATATGCTCTGCGTCGACCATTGTCCAGTTCATTTCGTGATCAATGCTTCGAAATATAGATAAATATAATTGGCGTGCTTCTTTACTGGGAGTTCGTGTTGGGTCTTATTCACAACGACGTATGTTCCCACAGGAATGATGAACCTTTTTTACGGCCTATCTCGGACGTACCGCGAGGAGAAGGTCTTCAACATCTATATCGGCCCGAAGCCGCATATCTACGTCTATTCGCCTGAAGGTGTGCAGGTAAATTTGTCCATATACTTGTATTCCCTGAACTAATGAATGTTTTTGTGttgctttaaaggagcaatttaacgtcgctcgaaaCCCTGTCTTATATCTGTCAAACTGTGcaccaggagtcaccacgcaaaatattttcgctgtgcggtgTATTGCCACTGTGcgatcaaatttacaaaaacactcggagaaagcagccacagacggccgacacgatcctaGCGTGACGTCGAAAAGTCCCCGTGCCTTTCTTCGTTCTCCTCAGCTcttctacgtcacgagtcacatgtCAGGGGGATAGGCTACGTCACGATGTCCACTCATTCtccgataccactatgttcggcatcggccgacaatctacccggctaattttttcgtccgaaaagctCTTAGATATTAAATTTGGCCGTATAGCTATGGAGGCGAGTCGCTATCAGCCGAATGGGAAGCCACTGGTAGCCATGGAATGCCAGTTTGAAATCATCTGTGGTGACTGGTTGAAGCAAACGACACTTTTATGTCGTTGACTGTCCACACATAAAATGTACCACTGTCATTCCGACAGGATACTCTTTTGACGCCCACCTGAACTGAAAACGGGTACAAACACTATTCGTCATATTTCGCAGTTTTCCAGCGTGCAGTGTATCTGATTCAGTGTACTATGTGTCGTTGGTTTACACGTGGCACATGCGTGCCAACACAAAGGGTTGTCGTTCGTTCTGAGGCGATCCAGTACAACGTGCTATTTTTACAGACTGTACTGTCGCAATCCAAAAATATGGACAAGACCTACGTCTACAGCCTCCTGAAAGAGTGGATGGGCAACGGTCTGATTATGAGGTAACTCTTCATTCCTCTTATGATCCAACTAGAACGTCATTCAATATCCTGGCTGCATATGGTGGAGGTATAGACGAGAGGTTGCACATGGCTACATCGTCACTTGGCCGTATTATTAGGCAACATGTAGCCTGCAACTGCAACAAATTGGGATAGACCGAGACAAAAATATTGCCGAACAAAAATCTCAGACCGCCCCACATGGGTGGCTCACAAGACTTCTCTTCAGGGCAGTGCATACCGTACCAGGCGGTTCACCGGGAACATTACCAGTAAAGCGTTTACTAGACCTCACCGGTAATGTCTGTCCCTGGTAATGAACGATCTTTTAGCGAGATACAAGACTGTGTAATGAGGTGTCTACAATATGCCGATGTCCTGGACATTTACGATATTGTTGTCCCGCTGCAGTCCTGGACGCATCTGGAAGCCACGACGTCGTCTGATCACACCCGCATTTCACTTTCGCATCATGGAAGATGCGCTCGGCCCTATCAACGCAGTGGCCAAGGGTCTCACAGCTACACTGAGTCAGTTATCCACCGAGGAAGGACTAGTCAACGATCTGGTACCTCAGGTGCAGCGCTGTTCATTGCGCGTGATTTGTGGTCAGTCATCTACTAGCACTGCCAAGTGCGCCGTCCGTGTGTGAGGCGATGTATTGATATGTCTCTCTTCGTCGTCCTTTTGCGCAAGTACAGAAGCCGCCATGGGAGTGGACATTGAGACGCTGCCAGGTTCGAGACGCTACGTGAAAGCGGTAGTTGAGTAAGTACTGCTGTCTTTGTCAGTATAGCTATAGCAGCAACGAATGCGCGTGAATGTTCCCTACTTTACTAGGGTTCTTGTGTGATCAATTAAAAGGGATAAACACTCCTCATTGCTGGGGGCTTAGAAGGTGCTGGCTTTTACAGCTTTTAATGGATCACGTGGACCGATCAGACCAGAATTTAACTCGGTTCTTGGCTGCATCTCAATATGTGGGAGCAAAGAAAGTTGGTTTCGCTCATACGCTTGGAGAACTAAGCATAAAAATTGTCGTACTATACTACCAGTAAAAGTTACTAAGTTTGTCGTATCTGGCGTAGAAAGCGTTGGGTTATATATACTCGTAGACACGAATGTCTCGCGTTTCGCTACATCTACTACAGATGCTTTCAATTTCCTTGGATCTAAGGTCGAGTATCGGAAAAACAAATGACAAACCCTGGAGTCGATCTTTGCGTATTGAACAGTGAAGTCTTTTATGTCGTACAATGCCTGCAGCACCTTGTGCAATGTAGAGTCAATGGAAAGCGCTTCATCGagcaatgaaaaacaaaaactacCGTTGAGTGTTGAGCAAAGGAAACTGTACTGCACGTCGCACCTCTCTAACACGCGAATCTTCTGTTTAGAGTCAGCGAGTCCTTCACGCAGCGGTTTGTGCGCCCATGGCTATGGAACCCGTGGTTCTATTTCTGGTGCACCAGCCAAGGACGCCGGGAACGGCGCAATACGGCCTCTATACGAAAGTTCTCTCTTCAGGTACAACAGTTCTCAGAATTGAATCCGCAGCGCCTTGAGATCACGTTACCAAGTGATCCCAAGAGTCAACGGGCAGTGTTAGTAGATCGGAAGCTAACGATTCCGAGATAAGGATAGCGATTCCAAACGAGACAAGCTAGTCGCGTTACTCTTGCGAAGGGGCTGCCAGCACATTGCTGGTCTTAGGTCCCCCCAGCTTCCTCTATTGCATCGTTTTCCGAGAGCGCTCCCGATCTACTGAAACTGCCTATCGGCTGTGCACGTTTACGGGAATGGTACATCGGGAAACCACTATGTGGTGGTCCACTGCTGTGCATCAGTATTTCCTCAGGTAGAGGCCCCGTACGGGGGTGGTACGGCATATCTGCTGCCTTTCTGGTACATCATAATCTTTCTCATTACAGGCGATTAAAACACGTAAAAAGGCACTACCGTTTGTAGCTTTTCTGGCCAGTATgttttgtttctgtgtgtgtgtgttgcaagATCGTTGTGGGGGCAttaggagggggggggatgCTGGGAGAATCCCAGCATACTTCTTGGTGGTCTTTAAAGGACGTGTCATAATCTTTCTCGTTACAGGCAATTGAAACACGTAAAAGGGCACTACTGAAGGAAAGATCGGTGCGGAAGAACGAGAATGGACTAACGGAACCGAAGAAAGGCCGACAGTGCTTCATGGATATATTGTTGGACATGCATCTTCGTTCGGATGAGAATGGAGATACTCAGGGCAAGCTATCACTAGAGGATATCAGGGAAGAAGTGGACACGTTCATGTTTGCGGTGAGGACCATAGACACGTGTAATAGAAGACATATACAGCGTACTCCATTTTTATGTAAAGTTTTTTCAAACAAACACGCGATCCTCAATATATCATCCTTGAACGTTTCACTAATCCAGCAGgattcattcattcatccaTTCATTCGTCAGGAGCCACCATGCATAAAATTGATGCTGCACGCTGCACTAGTCACTGTGCAGTCACATATAGAAAAACGCCTGAAGAAAGCAGTCATCTCCGGCCCTGCCGGGTTCTTTTTGTGGTTCTTTGCATGACGTCAGCGAGCCGACGTGGCATCAGACATGTACGGGGAGCAGTCGTAAGCTCTCAGTGACAATCGAAGAAAATTGGTCTGCTACTACTACTATGGCGCTTTGGCTGTGCCAGGACACGTCGGGTCACCTGCAAACCCTCCCTCCTATCTACTGCATCGGGACTGCTGCATTGGGACTTCATCGGGACTGCAAACGTCACCAAGTGACGTCGTCTTGCCTCGTTCAGTTATAGGCTCTTTGAAGGAGTGGAGAGTTTCTAGATGGGATGTAGGTTGCTCCCGCCGTTCCTTCACAAGAGCACGCATGTTATTTTCTTGCACAACGTGCCGCAGCTAACAAAGAAAAATCTGTGGAGGGACAGACCAACTGGCGCAGAAAGAAATGGAAAAGtggaagaaatgaaaatatgcggAAATATTAGTACAGGGCACCCCACTACTGTTGGATTCTAAAAGGAACGTATGGGCACAATGGATGACGACCTGAACTGGTGACAGATCAGTTCTCACAAGTACACTCAAAAAAGCTTAGCAcctctataaaaaaaaaaaaaaaaaaaaacgtcgttGGAGTGCAGAAAGCCAACACTTGGCCTCACGCAGACCAGCAGGAAAGCACTTTCGCGGACGGACCAACAGTTTGCATTCATAGACGTGATGGTGGAACAGGTCACGAGACAATAACTTTTGCAGAGTCTCTGTGTGGTCAAAGCGATGAAAATGTCATGACGCTAACGGACCTTCAAATTACAGGGTCACGACACGACGACGTCTGGCATCTCGTTCTGTCTCTTCCTGCTGGGCCATTCGCCCGACGTTCAGCAGAAACTTTACGAGGAACTGGAATCTGTCTTTCAAGGCTCAGACCGCCCGGTGACGCTGGAGGACATCAAGGAACTGCAGTATTTAGACTGCGTTATTAGGGTGTGTCTTTCATGCATACATGCGCAGGAAGAATAGCCAGACGAATAAGGTTGACTTGCTATTCCTCAAAACGGAACAAAATGGGAAGCTCACTGTTAGCTTACGTGCATAATAGGAACTGCTGGAAGCAGTGTTGGGGATTTGAGGaaacaaatcggatttaaatcaaatccgcggATCAAAGattgtctttttctttcccgCACATGAAGTACAATAGGCCGTAAATTGAAATAAGCAGCGTGCAAAACTGTCGTTGGAGTGTTCGGGCAGTACCACCGAAGAACAGCCTTCCATCCTATGAAGAGTTGCAGAGGTCTTCTGATTGGCCTATTTGCTCAATAATGAACTGTACTGATTTACTGCCAGCGTTACATAACAAAATATCGCAGAGGCAGCCAGAGCCGAAGCAAGCGTTGCGCCACGGTCGCGCTAGTATATAGGTTgaatttcatggcaaattactcaaatccgaatccaaatcTTTGACAAAAAGCCAGGTTCAATCCAAATCTCTAAacaaaaatgtgattcaatccaaatccctGAGCAAAagtgtgattcaatccaaatccaaatcctgttCATAATGAAGCCGCCAATCAAATCCAAACCAAATTTGCCAGTCTCTCTtgtggatttaaatcaaatcccagATTTAAAATCCCCTACACTGGCTAGAGGAGATATGTTCCGGATATGTATTTTCTTGGCTATGTGGCAGAAGCACAGAATGCATGTGAAGTTCGCTAATATTTCACTAAATACATGTGCAATGAAACACATGTACGTGTATACTGATAGACTGTGCTCTTCTAATTTGTTCATCTGCAATCTCCCTTGCAGGAAAGTATGCGACTTTACCCGCCGGTTCCTGTGATTGGACGAACCATTACGGAGGAGGTCAAGATAGGTCAGCTTTCTATCCTCATTTTATAGAATAGGGAAGTTAAAGTGCCattacggactaaatctcgtgtatTCAAAATCCTACCGAATTATTTGTGTGTATCATCTTGTGTTCTCAAAAAACATTGTTCCTCTATGTGAAGCAGAGGTATCATAAAgttaatttctagttttgaaaATTATAATGTCATGGTGTGCTCaatccagtggcgtagccacgggggggctagggggggctcgagccccccctacctgccacggaccgacccacggaaatcgtgcaaatccgaggagaaaataatatatatatgggggggggtgacagtgtgacgatcgcgaaagttcttacggTTCATGGCGtcaagcagcactcttgaatggttttcaaagtatgagcttttcaaaatccttccaatctcgtgacaccaccttattggacatgacagcctatacatgtaatcgtattgtgcacgtccaaatcaattattttcgttctgtttttttttaccgcattttgcggcgtgcacgagtatgtgtatgttgtcgcgcccaggatcagcggcggggggggggagtagggcgagttttcgtatcgagccccccctaccttggaggtctggctacgccactggctcAATCCAACCatacgtctggcaacattggtCTTCTAAGGCCGATTTCCGTCTCTTCATGACAGCAGCAGGCACTCTTCCAACATAGAGCTTCCAGCGAGGCATAGGCACCGACTGCGTTGTGGTCTAGGGGCCTGAGGAAAATTCTGTAGATTCCCGTATGAAATATAATGAAAATTTTGTTTTGAGTCTGTAGCACACTTTCGACTATTTGGGTTTCTACAAACCCTGGTCCTAAATATACAGCCAGGATAATTCGAGGACAGTTCACAAGATAATTTGTCATATCGTTTCTCTTTGCATTGCAGAAGGCCGTGTGGTGCCAGCAGGGTGTGAGGTGTTGCTGTTCTTGCTAGCTTTGCATCAGGACCGAACAATGTTCCCAGAGCCCGAAAAATTCAACCCGGACAGGTTCCTGCCTCAGAACGCGAAATCGCTGCACCCGTTTGCCTTTGTGCCTTTCTCAGCTGGACAGCGAAACTGCATAGGTATCAATTTCTTTACTTTTAGACCACGAGTCAGACTGGCGTAAAATCATTGCTCTCCGAATGAAAGAAAGCAGAAATATTTTTAGCGATACATGGTTGTGTTCAGTTATTTGTTATTGTGCTATGCATCGGGCGTGCCTGAGCACCAGTACTCTCTCGTACTCGTCATCGTTAAGGAGGCCCGGGAGCAGAGATCCTTGTGGTCTCTTGGACATTCCACCGTCGCGGATCAGGACACAagtagaggaacaccatctcctctacactCCAAAGGGTGGCCTTGGCTTGCCAGAAGCAAAGACCGTACCTGTTTGCACAAACGTTGAGGAGATTTCTCAGTGATGTCCTCAGTAGCGTCGCTAGTGCTCTAGGCACGAGCTACACTCCTCAACGCTGCGCGTGCATAGAGCACTGCCAAAGCTACTGaggatgcttttttttttaaattccgcgttagcgccgcgaagcaactgtcactacgagcggcgtacagatgtggacagatggagagaggacagcaggaaggagtggggggggggggggttagtatgcatcctgggccgacttcagggggaactgggccgacattcttctggaaagtcttcggaaaactcgggggaaaacctcagacagcacagccggtgacaggattcgtgTGTGTTGTCGTCAAGTAGGAGAACTATGACTATCCATGTGTGAGCGTTGAGAGGTTAATGAAGGGGTTATTGTTATTGTTCAAGTGGGATTATATGTGCTGGTCTTACATTCTGGATTCCAGGTGTAATCGTTGGTGTATGCGTTAAATTTTACTCGTACATGCATCGTCGGTGCTTGTCGCCGACAAAGTAGGAAGAATGCTGCTTTCTCTTTTTGTctccttctttttcctttcttccttcctttATAGATAGCTGACAGATATATGACCAATTGGTTCTCCCCAGATACTATGTTTCGTTGTCACTCACGGTTCTTTTAGCAATCCCTTTCGTTTCCCATCCTTTTTCTGATCCCGTTGTTTTGTTCACAGGCCAGCGGCTGGCACAGATCGAGATGAAAGTTGTGCTGGCCACAATTGTACGAGAGTGTCACGTGACCTCTCTGGATGCACGAGATAAGCTTCAACTGGCAGTTGAACTCGTGCTACGATCCAAGACGCCGCTACGGCTACGGTTTCAGCCCAGAAGACGATGACGTAAAACGCAGCTCCTGAATATGTCTGACTGTGTTGTGTCGTGGCAGTCCGAATCACGGGTGTGGACATGCAAACTTATCTTGGACACCGCGTCGGCCATGCTCGATATGTGGGGACTTGTGATGGCCACGGCTGGAGTCCC
This genomic stretch from Ornithodoros turicata isolate Travis chromosome 9, ASM3712646v1, whole genome shotgun sequence harbors:
- the LOC135368738 gene encoding cytochrome P450 4C1-like, which translates into the protein MASSAGAWGQTTPWLSSESSQRLKDISLWSLASWLLLVSLLTPLVLSCLRWFRTWRILRAFPGPGGPLTFCWTIYRFCTSHPELDFNVGMMNLFYGLSRTYREEKVFNIYIGPKPHIYVYSPEGVQTVLSQSKNMDKTYVYSLLKEWMGNGLIMSPGRIWKPRRRLITPAFHFRIMEDALGPINAVAKGLTATLSQLSTEEGLVNDLVPQVQRCSLRVICEAAMGVDIETLPGSRRYVKAVVEVSESFTQRFVRPWLWNPWFYFWCTSQGRRERRNTASIRKFSLQAIETRKRALLKERSVRKNENGLTEPKKGRQCFMDILLDMHLRSDENGDTQGKLSLEDIREEVDTFMFAGHDTTTSGISFCLFLLGHSPDVQQKLYEELESVFQGSDRPVTLEDIKELQYLDCVIRESMRLYPPVPVIGRTITEEVKIEGRVVPAGCEVLLFLLALHQDRTMFPEPEKFNPDRFLPQNAKSLHPFAFVPFSAGQRNCIGQRLAQIEMKVVLATIVRECHVTSLDARDKLQLAVELVLRSKTPLRLRFQPRRR